In the genome of Metabacillus litoralis, the window CTAACTCTACTCCTCCATTGCCACCATGTTCCCATACTTCACATAAAACAGCAGGATGTCCTTCCTTATTACTCCAATTTAATAGCTCTGTTATTTCATCTTCTGTATCTGTAGCAAATTTATTAATTGCTACGATGTATGGTAGTCCAAAGCTTTTTATTGTTTCTATATGTTTTTTTAAGTTGGCTATGCCTTTAATTAAAGCATCCTTATTTTCTTGCTGTAATTGATCTTTCTTCTCTCCACCATGCATTTTAAGAGCTCTTATCGTTGCCACAATGACCACAGCAGAAGGGGTAAGCTCTCCAATTCTAGATTTTATATTAAGAAATTTTTCTGCACCTAAATCAGCACCGAATCCAGCTTCCGTTACTACGTAGTCTCCTAGCTTTGTTGCCATTTTAGTCGCAAGCAAACTATTACACCCATGTGCGATGTTCGCGAAGGGTCCACCATGAATTAGAGCCGGTGTATGTTCGATTGTTTGAACAAGATTTGGCTTTATTGCTTCCTTTAATAGAAGAGTTAAAGCACCTTCAACACCTAAATCGGCCACTGTAACCGGCTCTTTAGAATATGTATATCCGATTACTATTCTTGAAAGTCTCTCTCTAAGATTATCTAAACTGCTAGCTAAACATAAAACAGCCATGATTTCAGAAGCTACCGTAATATCGAAATGGTCTTCTCTTGGTATGCCATTTGTAGATCCACCTAAGCCGATGGTAATATTTCGAAGAGCTCGGTCATTTAAATCTAATGCTCGTCTCCATACAATTCTTCTAGGATCGATATTCAAATCATTTCCGTGGTGAAGATGATTGTCAATAAATGAAGCTAATGCATTATTTGCTGTCGTAATTGCGTGTATGTCACCTGTAAAATGCAAGTTAATTTCATCCATAGGAAGAACTTGAGAATAGCCACCACCTGTAGCTCCACCCTTTAATCCCATTGTTGGTCCGAGCGAAGGTTCTCTCATGGCAATAATCGCTTTTTTATTTAGTTTGTTAAGTGCTTGACCCAAACCCACTGTTACTGTTGACTTTCCTTCTCCAGCCGGGGTTGGGTTAGTTGATGTAACCAAAATAAGCTTTCCAGGTTCTTTCTCCTTTAATCTTTCTAGCACATCAAGAGAAATTTTAGCCTTATATTTTCCAAATAGCTCTAATTCTTCTTCCTTTAAATCTAAATGATGATCGGCTATTTGCTGAATTGGTAAAAGTGGTGTTTCAAGGGCAATTTCGATATCTGATTTAAATTTTTGATGACTATTCACTGTTTTTTCCTCACTTTGTTGTTAAAATGATCTTTAGAATATATTACCATACATCCTTATCCATCAATCAATATGTCAAATTATTAATGGAGAAAAACTATTATTTGAAATATATAAATTGAATTATTTTTCTAAACTTTCTATAATAAAGAATCAGTCATTTATCATATTTATCAATTATTGTTATGACAAAAATATAAAGTTTATTTCGGAGGTGTTTTCTTTGCCAATCAATATTCCAAATCACTTACCAGCGAAAGAAATCCTTGAACAGGAAAATATCTTTATTATGGATGAAAATAGAGCATACTCTCAGGATATACGTCCTTTAAATATTATCATTCTAAATATCATGCCTGAAAAAGAAAAAACAGAAACACAATTGTTACGACTATTAGGTAACTCACCTTTACAGTTAAACATTACATTTTTACGACCTGAAACACATAAATCAAAAACAACTGCAATGGAGCACTTAAAGGAATTTTATACAACTTTTAGACATATCCAGCATAAAAAGTTTGACGGGATGATTATTACTGGAGCACCAATTGAGCATTTAGAGTTCAATGAAGTCTCATACTGGCCTGAACTTCAAACAATTATGGACTGGACTAGAACAAATGTTACCTCAACTTTACATATTTGTTGGGGTGCCCAAGCAGGACTTTACCATCACTATGGCGTAAATAAATATCAATTGGATAAAAAATGCTTTGGAATTTTTGAGCATGAAATTGTAGATCCAACAGTAAAATTGGTAAGAGGTTTTGATGACCTTTACTTTGTTCCACACTCTAGACATACAGATGTATTAAAAGAGGAAATTGAACGAGTTAAAGAGCTTCAAATCCTTTCGTATTCCGATAAAGCAGGAGTTTGTTTAGTGATGTCACAGGATGGTAAACAAATCTTTTTAACAGGGCACCCTGAATATGAATTAACTTCATTAAAAGATGAATATGAACGTGATCTTTCAAAAGGCCTGGAAATCGAGATGCCAGAAAATTATTTTAAAAATAACGATCCTAAAAATAGACCGATTCAGTGTTGGAGGTCACATGCGAACCTACTATTTGTGAATTGGCTGAACTATTACGTATACCAAGAAACACCGTATATTTGGGATTGAAAGTCTCGTAAACTATTTATGCAACTTTAAAAATTCAATATTTTTACAACCACTTTACATCTTAAGAAATACTTAATAATTGCTTTATAAAAAAGTAATAATTATATGGTAATCTTTAAGACAAATTGAGTTCATATTTTACATATAGTTTGATATGAACTTTTTTTCTTGTAATGATCCGTTTCTTTACTAGATTGAGGTGAAAATGTTGAAAAGAAATTCGAAGGTGTTAATTTTGACAGCTAAATATGGCAATGGTCATGTTCAAGTTGCAAAAACATTAGAAGATAAGTGTAAGCAGATGGGTTTTAGCGACGTTATTGTGTGTAATCTTTACTCGGAATCTTTTCCCGTTTTTTCAGAAATTACCCAATACTTATATTTAAAAAGCTTCTCAATCGGAAAACAATTTTATCGTCTTTTTTACTACGGAGTTGATAAAATTTATAACAAAAGAATGATGAACCTGTATTTTAAAATGGGGCACAGACGTTTGCATCAAATCGTGACAAGTGAACAACCTGACATGATCATTAATACTTTTCCAATGATTGTTGTTCCTGAATATCGTCGCAAGACTGGTACAGTGATTCCGACATTTAATGTGCTAACTGATTTTTGTTTACACAGAATTTGGGTTCATGAAAATATTGATAAATATTATGTTGCCACAAATCATGTTAAAGAGAAACTTTTACAGCTTGGCATCCATCCAAGCACAATAAAAGTCACAGGAATACCTATTCGTAAACAATTCGAAGAAAAAATGGAATTAAATGAAATCTATGAAAAGTACAAGTTAGATCCTGATAAGAAAACATTACTTATCGTTGCAGGTGCACATGGAGTTTTAAAAAATGTTAAGGAATTATGCCAATCTTTCATTAACCAAAGTGAAAATATCCAAACTGTCGTTATTTGTGGAAACAATATTTTACTAAAAGAAACGCTGGATCCTCTCGCTACTCAGTTTCCTGAGCAATTTAAAGTATTAAGTTATGTTGAGCGAATTGATGAGTTATACCGAGTTGCTTCATGCATGATAACAAAGCCAGGAGGGATTACTCTAACAGAAGCAACTGCAATTGGGTTACCTGTTGTCCTTTTTAAACCTGTTCCCGGTCAAGAAAAAGAAAATGCCCACTTTTTTGAAGATAATTCTTCCGCAATTATTATTAATCAAATTGAAGATATTTTTGATGAAGTAAATCAATTATTGGCAGATGATCAGAAGCTACAAAGAATGAGAGATAATATTAAAAAGCTACACGTGCCTAATTCTGCAGATATTATTATTGAGGATATGATAAAAGAAGCTTCTTACATTAGAGATAAAAAAGTAATGGCAGGCTCCGTCAACTATTAGTATCTTAAACGGATGAGAGGTTTACCTTACTATCTGGAGGCCGAAATGGATACAAGTACTCACATAATAATGGGATTTGGTTTAGCTGGTTTAGCTTATATAGATCCTGCTGTTGCGGGTAGTCCTGAATTAGCACAAGCTATTATGATTGGTACGGTTATAGGATCAAATGCGCCAGATTTTGATTACGGAATTAAACTTTTAAAAGGTAATGGCATGTATATTGAGCACCATAGAGGTGCCTCTCATTCCATCCCTGCCCTTTTTCTTTGGACAGTACTTGTTTCATCTATTACGTTTCTTTTTTTTAAGGACGTTTTATTTTTCCCTTTACTTTATTGGACTTTTTTAGCTGTTATCTTACATGTTGGATTTGATATTCTAAATGCTTATGGTACCCAAGCTGCTAGACCATTTACAAAAAAATGGTTGTCATTAAACTTTGTCCCGTTATTTGATCCATTTATCATCTTGGTTCACCTAATTGGTTTTTCATTTTGGACTGTTGGAATTCATTCTGGATTTGTTTTTTTATGGGGATATTTAGTGATTATTGGTTATCTTGTTGTTCGTTTTTTCATATCACAAAAAAACAAAAAGCAAGTTATTCAATCGATGGATAATAAAGGAATCTGTACAATTGTTCCAACTGTATGGATTCGCAAATGGCATGTTGTTTACGAAACAGATCAAATTTATTATGTTGGTATTCTTGATAAAAATGGTCTTCATCTTATCCATACTTTCGAAAAACATGATCAACTTTGTCCTTATATTAAGGCTTCCCGGGACGATCATAATGTAAAACATTTTCTAGCAAATTCAGGGCATGTTCATGCCATGTATGTACCTCAGCCAAAAGGTTATGAAGTCCGTTGGATTGACCTAAGATTTCGTCATAATCACCATTACCCATATATGGCAGTGGTTAAACTTGATAAGAATCTTCAAGTTATCTCTTCATATACAGGGTGGATTTATCAGTCAAAGAAGCTGCAACAAAAGCTTGTGCCATCAAAAAGCAATGCTGTACAAATGTAGTGGTGTTTCTAAAAAAAGTCCGGTTATTTGACCGGACATTTTTTCTCTCATTTTTAAGAGATCTTTTGTTTAAGGAATATATTTTCACATTCTACAAAAAATAATTCCTGTATGATAAACCATTACTCATACATAGATTTAGGAAATATTTCTTAACAAGAGGAGGATTCTAATGACAAAAAAATATAATAAAGGTAGTAAAAATCAAAACTCACCACAAAACGGAATGAATCAAATGGAGTTTGCTGAAGAACATATTGCAGGAGACAATAGCAAAGGAAACAAACGTAATAAAGATCAAAGAGACAAAACAAGAATGGAATAAATAAATTTCCACATACAAAAGGCGGGTTACCCCCGCCTTTTAACCTTTTATTACTCTCCTAGGCCTTCTGTAGTAATAGCGCGTTCAACAGCTTCTAGTGCTGCTTGTTCATCGCTACCACTAGCTGTAATTGTCACTTTTGTTCCCTTTGAAATACCAAGTGACATTACACCCATAATTGATTTTAAGTTAACTGTACGACCATTAGCCTCTAAGTTAACATCAGCTGTAAATGAATTTACTGCATTCACTAAAGCTGTTGCTGGTCTAGCATGTAGACCTGCTTCACTTGTAATTGTAAACGATTTTTCTACCATTTTTAAATCCCCCCTTCACATTAGTACTTTGGAAAGATGATTATGTATTCATCTTTACTCGCCAAAATCTTTTGACATGTATCATCACTATTATAAACTTTTTTTAAAAAAAGTGAACTAAATTTTCCATTAACTATTGTCTCTTTTAGCCTATTTTATATACATGATCCAATGGTATTTCATGATGAATATGTAACGTAATAGTATCAGTGTTCATTCGTTCTACAACGATAAAATTTTCTTCGTGATCTTGAATTAATATGATCGAAGATTTTCTCAAATACAGTAATTTATTTCCTACTTTAACAATAGCTTGATAAGCCCTATTAAACTCTAAATCATCTATTTTTTTTGAGGATGTAATAATGATGCTACTTCCATTTAAATCAAACTTACGCATAAGACCACTCCATACTTTTTAATCATTATATGCTTGTTTTATGTAAGTATTATCTGTTCCATAAATGTAAGTTTCTGAAAGTTTTGTTAAAACATTTTTCTTGACCTTGACGGTTATCTTTAGATTAGTGTATAGTTAAATTATCATTAAGCTGAGTATATATTGTAATAATACATCTCAGAAATCTATCATCCTTGTTAAAATCTACATATCATATTCATTAATGATAAAATTTTTTTTAGCACCACCCGTGCTACAGTATTAGGAGGATTAAGTACTATGCAAAACGGTAAAGTAAAATGGTTTAACAATGAAAAAGGTTTTGGATTCATCGAAGTTGAAGGAGGAGACGATGTATTCGTACACTTCACTGCAATCCAAGGCGATGGTTACAAATCATTAGAAGAAGGTCAAGAAGTTTCCTTTGAAATCGTTGAAGGTAACCGCGGACCACAAGCTGCTAACGTTACAAAGTTATAATCACAAGATCTCATATATGTGATTTAACCATAAACAACTAGATTTAAAAGAGGCTGGATTTCTCCGCCTCTTTTTTGCGTTTATTATTTTTTCAAAACATAAGTGGATAATATGAGTTGACCCTTCAGTTTTTATTTGCTCTCCATTTATTTTGTCATGCCAGACTTCTGACTGATCAATAAATATTCGATTGCTTTAACATTTTGCTTAATACTTTTTTCAATCCTACTAACCTCATTCGAATTGAATATATTCGCGTTGTTCGCTATAAAGACCAATTTATCAAGATCCTTATAAATTTCAGAAAATGCCTCTTTAATAGATGAATCTAACGGCTCAGTTGCCATAGTGAATCTCTCCTCCACCAATAAAATTTTGACAGATATCTAGTCAAAATGATTTATATTAATCCTATATTTTTACAATATTTAATCCTATTTTCATTTTAACATGACACCTTCATTTGTGATAGAAAATAATTTTGTTTTTTTAACGAATATTTCAAGTTAATAATCAAAAACTAATGATTGGAGGTGTTTTATATGGATCAAATAAATCATACTGGATTAATTAGTGGAATGAATGATTTAGGACAACTCGAAGCATCTGTAAAAGCAGCACAAAAAATGGTTGGAGCTGCAACAATGCAATTAGATCCGGAAGCTCTACAACATGCAGAAAATGCAATAAGAGATGCGAAGGAGATTATGAGTCGCACGAATGAAACAGGTGTTGATTCTGATTTTGTGAATAAACAACAACAACTGTTACAACAGTGTGAGCATCAATTATCAGAAGCTAGAAAATAAAAGCAATTAACTACAAAAAAATCCGCTATATGGCGGATTTTTTTGTTATTAAAAGGTGTGTTGTATTTAACTATAGGTCATGATTTGCTTCATGCTTTCAGTTTGTAACTGTAACATGTTACAACAACTTCTTACCAACTTCTTTTATTTTCTCACCAACAGTACATTTATTAATACAAAAAGAATGTGCATAGCTTTTTCCATACTCTTCTCTAAAATGCTTTTTTAATAAACAATTCACACAATAAGTATCAATGATTTCACTAAGTTCTTGTAGCGTTTGCTTTTTACTCATGTTCTTCAACGTCCTCGTTTATGATCATTTTACTTCTTATTTCGATTCCTTCCATCGCTTGGGTTGCTAGCTTATCTGCTTCGGTATTTTCTTTTCTCGATACCGGTTCATAGGATGCAGTTATTTTTAGTTTCTTTAATTTGCCTTCTATGCGATCTAGCCAAATATTAAATTCTTCTTCATAACAAGGCCATTCACCTGATAGTTGGTTTAAAACTACCTGCGAGTCGCCCTTGAACAATACTTTTTGTTTTGTTATTCCGTTTTCCTCAAGAACATCCACCAAATAATGAAAGGCAGCGTATTCTGCTTCATTGTTTGATTCCATTTCTTCTGCTTTTTCATTCATTCGAATTCGATATCGATTTCCATTTTGCGTGTAATAAACCACTGCACCAAATCCAGCCAATTTTGTGCTTTTATGAAATCCTCCATCAAAAAAGGCAACAACATCATGTGGTTCATCTTTAACAATTTCTTTTAATTTTTTAAGCTCCTTAAGAGTCCATGACTGGCCATCCTCTGAGAAAAATGAAAGGTTCTTAACTCTTCCTGTTTGAAGAAAATCTTCAGCAAAAATAATGGATTCATTTAAAGAATGATATTCTGTTGTTATCGTTGTTTCTAATTTTCTTTTTGTTTGATAAGTCCATTCTATACGATAATTCAATAGATTCACTCCTGAAATTTCTGTTAATTTTAAGGGAAAATCTTAATGTTTCTATATTACTAATATCATCAAAACCGTTTCGAATAATTCTTCCTATAACTAATGTAATCAATATGCTATAATCATATTCGATTTATTCTACTCGTGTTTTTACATTTACTTTATGATAATGCTATTTATTTTACCATCGTTTTTGTATTTAATGAAATATTTTAATTTAGGAGGTGTTTGTTTGATTGAAGTATATGTAGATGGAGCCAGTGCAGGTGATCCAGGTTTATCTGGTGCAGGAATCTTTATAAAAGGACATGGTACAGCTGAACAATACTCTTTACCTTTAGGTTCTATGACAAACCATGAAGCAGAATATCATGCATTGATTAAAGGAATGGAAATTTGCTTGGACCAAGGATATAAAGTTGCTTCTTTTAGAACTGATTCACAACTTGTGGATCGTGCTTTTGAAAAACAATTTGTTAAGAATAACAGTTTTGCTCCTCTTCTAGAACGGGTAATGAAGCTTTCTGATCAATTTGATTTGTTCTTTTTGAAATGGATTCCTAGTAAAGAAAATAAAGTAGCCGATCAGTTAGCAAGAAGTGCTATTTTGAAACAATCTTAGTTTATACTGAAAGAAGTGAAATAAATGAAAAAAACGTTAGTAGCAGATGTTAGTCTGTTATTTGTAGCATTTATATGGGGAGCAACCTTTGTGATTGTTCAAAATGCAATTGAATTTATACCACCTAATTTGTTTAATGGTATTCGCTTTTTTATTGCGGCAGCCCTACTATCATTATTTCTATTTAAAATTCCAAAAGGCTGGTTATCTAAAGAATTGCTTAAATCAGGAGTATTTTTAGGGTTGTTTTTATTTATTGGATATAGTTTTCAAACGGTTGGTCTAATGTATACAACATCCTCAAAAGCCGGATTTATTACAGGTCTAAGTGTTATGGTTGTTCCTTTATTGTCTGTATTTATTTTAAAGGAAAAGCCAAACTTCGTTGTATTTATCGCTGCTGGTGTAGGAACAATAGGTTTGTACTTTCTTACTGTTGCAGGATTATCCCAAATGAACATAGGTGATGGTCTTGTAATGATTTGTGCAATTGGGTTTGCCCTTCATATTGTTTATACAGGGAAATTTTCAAACAAACATCAAGCACTACCCTTAACAATTATTCAGCTCTTAACTGTCTCTCTATTAAGCTTTATAAGCGCTGGTTTATTCGAGAGATCATCAATTGTATCAACCAACTTATTAAATATGGACGTTTTAATTGCGTTAGCTATTACATCGATACTGGCAACCGCTCTAGCCTTTTTACTTCAAACTAAGTTTCAGCAAATTACCACAGCCGCAAGAGTAGCGCTAATTTTTGCTATGGAGCCAGTATTCGCTGCCCTAACAGCCTTTCTTTTAATTAACGAACGTTTAACTACAAATGGTTTAATTGGCTGCTTCCTTATATTCTTAGCCATGATTGTTTCAGAATTGCCTAATATGAAAATACTTAAATCATCGATTAATCAAGAAACCAGTCTTTAAGCCTTATGCTTAAAGACTTTTTACATTAAATTTAAAGTTTGTATATGATGAAAAGCCTGTTTACGATTCAGTATGTCTTCTGCCTTAAATTGTTCTAATAATGAGATATAAAAAGAACCATCAAATTCTTTTTGTATTTTTAATGTAAGCTCAATGGCTACAATGACAATTTCATCTGCTGTATCTGTATACTGCTGTCCAAACTCAATGAAACCATAAGCTTCCTCACCTAGGATAAATCCTTTACTAGCTAAAAAGGTAACATAATCTCTAACTGTACGAGCCATCCTGTATTATTCCATCCTTATCGAAATATGTAGTACTTTGATCATATCAAAAAACCGTCGACAAATTC includes:
- a CDS encoding formate--tetrahydrofolate ligase → MNSHQKFKSDIEIALETPLLPIQQIADHHLDLKEEELELFGKYKAKISLDVLERLKEKEPGKLILVTSTNPTPAGEGKSTVTVGLGQALNKLNKKAIIAMREPSLGPTMGLKGGATGGGYSQVLPMDEINLHFTGDIHAITTANNALASFIDNHLHHGNDLNIDPRRIVWRRALDLNDRALRNITIGLGGSTNGIPREDHFDITVASEIMAVLCLASSLDNLRERLSRIVIGYTYSKEPVTVADLGVEGALTLLLKEAIKPNLVQTIEHTPALIHGGPFANIAHGCNSLLATKMATKLGDYVVTEAGFGADLGAEKFLNIKSRIGELTPSAVVIVATIRALKMHGGEKKDQLQQENKDALIKGIANLKKHIETIKSFGLPYIVAINKFATDTEDEITELLNWSNKEGHPAVLCEVWEHGGNGGVELAEKVLKIIEEQENSFQFLYKDEDSIEQKIFNIASKVYGATGIQFTNKAKKQIQEFERLGWNNLPICMAKTQYSLTDDASVLGRPESFTITIRELKGSLGAGFIVAITGDIMTMPGLPSEPAALNMDVSADGKATGLF
- the metA gene encoding homoserine O-acetyltransferase MetA, with product MPINIPNHLPAKEILEQENIFIMDENRAYSQDIRPLNIIILNIMPEKEKTETQLLRLLGNSPLQLNITFLRPETHKSKTTAMEHLKEFYTTFRHIQHKKFDGMIITGAPIEHLEFNEVSYWPELQTIMDWTRTNVTSTLHICWGAQAGLYHHYGVNKYQLDKKCFGIFEHEIVDPTVKLVRGFDDLYFVPHSRHTDVLKEEIERVKELQILSYSDKAGVCLVMSQDGKQIFLTGHPEYELTSLKDEYERDLSKGLEIEMPENYFKNNDPKNRPIQCWRSHANLLFVNWLNYYVYQETPYIWD
- a CDS encoding diglucosyl diacylglycerol synthase, encoding MKRNSKVLILTAKYGNGHVQVAKTLEDKCKQMGFSDVIVCNLYSESFPVFSEITQYLYLKSFSIGKQFYRLFYYGVDKIYNKRMMNLYFKMGHRRLHQIVTSEQPDMIINTFPMIVVPEYRRKTGTVIPTFNVLTDFCLHRIWVHENIDKYYVATNHVKEKLLQLGIHPSTIKVTGIPIRKQFEEKMELNEIYEKYKLDPDKKTLLIVAGAHGVLKNVKELCQSFINQSENIQTVVICGNNILLKETLDPLATQFPEQFKVLSYVERIDELYRVASCMITKPGGITLTEATAIGLPVVLFKPVPGQEKENAHFFEDNSSAIIINQIEDIFDEVNQLLADDQKLQRMRDNIKKLHVPNSADIIIEDMIKEASYIRDKKVMAGSVNY
- a CDS encoding metal-dependent hydrolase, yielding MDTSTHIIMGFGLAGLAYIDPAVAGSPELAQAIMIGTVIGSNAPDFDYGIKLLKGNGMYIEHHRGASHSIPALFLWTVLVSSITFLFFKDVLFFPLLYWTFLAVILHVGFDILNAYGTQAARPFTKKWLSLNFVPLFDPFIILVHLIGFSFWTVGIHSGFVFLWGYLVIIGYLVVRFFISQKNKKQVIQSMDNKGICTIVPTVWIRKWHVVYETDQIYYVGILDKNGLHLIHTFEKHDQLCPYIKASRDDHNVKHFLANSGHVHAMYVPQPKGYEVRWIDLRFRHNHHYPYMAVVKLDKNLQVISSYTGWIYQSKKLQQKLVPSKSNAVQM
- a CDS encoding phosphocarrier protein HPr translates to MVEKSFTITSEAGLHARPATALVNAVNSFTADVNLEANGRTVNLKSIMGVMSLGISKGTKVTITASGSDEQAALEAVERAITTEGLGE
- the cspD gene encoding cold-shock protein CspD translates to MQNGKVKWFNNEKGFGFIEVEGGDDVFVHFTAIQGDGYKSLEEGQEVSFEIVEGNRGPQAANVTKL
- a CDS encoding DUF2564 family protein, giving the protein MDQINHTGLISGMNDLGQLEASVKAAQKMVGAATMQLDPEALQHAENAIRDAKEIMSRTNETGVDSDFVNKQQQLLQQCEHQLSEARK
- a CDS encoding zinc-finger domain-containing protein, with amino-acid sequence MSKKQTLQELSEIIDTYCVNCLLKKHFREEYGKSYAHSFCINKCTVGEKIKEVGKKLL
- a CDS encoding reverse transcriptase-like protein, producing the protein MNLLNYRIEWTYQTKRKLETTITTEYHSLNESIIFAEDFLQTGRVKNLSFFSEDGQSWTLKELKKLKEIVKDEPHDVVAFFDGGFHKSTKLAGFGAVVYYTQNGNRYRIRMNEKAEEMESNNEAEYAAFHYLVDVLEENGITKQKVLFKGDSQVVLNQLSGEWPCYEEEFNIWLDRIEGKLKKLKITASYEPVSRKENTEADKLATQAMEGIEIRSKMIINEDVEEHE
- a CDS encoding reverse transcriptase-like protein, with translation MIEVYVDGASAGDPGLSGAGIFIKGHGTAEQYSLPLGSMTNHEAEYHALIKGMEICLDQGYKVASFRTDSQLVDRAFEKQFVKNNSFAPLLERVMKLSDQFDLFFLKWIPSKENKVADQLARSAILKQS
- a CDS encoding DMT family transporter, whose product is MKKTLVADVSLLFVAFIWGATFVIVQNAIEFIPPNLFNGIRFFIAAALLSLFLFKIPKGWLSKELLKSGVFLGLFLFIGYSFQTVGLMYTTSSKAGFITGLSVMVVPLLSVFILKEKPNFVVFIAAGVGTIGLYFLTVAGLSQMNIGDGLVMICAIGFALHIVYTGKFSNKHQALPLTIIQLLTVSLLSFISAGLFERSSIVSTNLLNMDVLIALAITSILATALAFLLQTKFQQITTAARVALIFAMEPVFAALTAFLLINERLTTNGLIGCFLIFLAMIVSELPNMKILKSSINQETSL
- a CDS encoding DUF6123 family protein, with translation MARTVRDYVTFLASKGFILGEEAYGFIEFGQQYTDTADEIVIVAIELTLKIQKEFDGSFYISLLEQFKAEDILNRKQAFHHIQTLNLM